A stretch of the Xiphias gladius isolate SHS-SW01 ecotype Sanya breed wild chromosome 19, ASM1685928v1, whole genome shotgun sequence genome encodes the following:
- the rfc5 gene encoding replication factor C subunit 5, with translation MASTSKAPVQTRNLPWVEKYRPQRLDDLISHKDILSTIQRFISEDKLPHLLFYGPPGTGKTSTILACARQLYKDKEFNSMVLELNASDDRGIDVVRGPILSFASTRTIFKKGFKLVILDEADAMTQDAQNALRRVIEKFTENTRFCLICNYLSKIIPALQSRCTRFRFGPLSPDQMIPRLEHVVQQESIDVTPDGMKAIVTLSSGDMRRSLNILQSTSMAYGKVTEDAVYTCTGHPLRSDIANILEWSLNKDFTTAYKQILQLKTLKGLALHDILTEVHLLIHKVDFPPAIRIGLLIKLADIEHRLTSGTDEKIQLSSMVAAFQAVRDLVVSEAS, from the exons ATGGCTTCTACTAGTAAAGCGCCGGTACAGACCAGAAATTTACCATG GGTGGAAAAATACAGACCACAGAGACTTGATGATCTGATCTCACACAAAGATATTCTAAGCACCA tcCAAAGGTTTATCAGCGAGGACAAGCTTCCCCATCTCTTGTTCTACGGCCCCCCTGGAACAGGCAAAACCTCCACCATCCTCGCCTGTGCCAGGCAGCTGTACAAGGACAAAGAGTTCAACTCCATGGTGCTGGAG CTAAATGCATCAGATGACAGAGGTATTGATGTTGTACGAGGTCCCATCCTGAGTTTTGCCAGCACCCGGACTATCTTTAA GAAGGGCTTCAAGTTGGTGATACTGGACGAGGCCGATGCCATGACCCAGGACGCCCAGAATGCATTGCGACGAG tGATTGAGAAGTTCACGGAAAACACTCGATTCTGTCTGATCTGCAACTACCTGTCCAAGATCATCCCGGCCCTGCAGTCTCGCTGCACCAGGTTTCGCTTCGGCCCGCTGTCCCCGGACCAGATGATCCCCCGACTGGAGCATGTAGTCCAGCAGGAGAG TATTGACGTAACTCCAGATGGAATGAAGGCCATTGTGACCCTATCATCTGGTGATATGAGAAGATCACTCAACATACTGCAG AGCACCAGCATGGCTTATGGGAAAGTCACAGAGGACGCAGTTTACACCTGCACAGGTCACCCCCTCCGCTCAGATATAGCCAACATCCTCGAGTGGTCTCTCAACAAAGACTTCACCACAGCATACAAGC AAATCCTTCAGCTGAAGACTTTGAAAGGTTTGGCCCTGCATGACATCCTCACGGAGGTTCATTTGCTCATACACAAAG TGGACTTTCCTCCAGCTATTCGGATTGGTCTGCTCATCAAGTTGGCCGACATAGA ACACCGGCTCACCTCAGGAACCGATGAGAAGATCCAGCTGAGCTCCATGGTGGCAGCTTTCCAGGCAGTGAGAGATCTCGTGGTCAGTGAGGCCTCCTAG